The Streptomyces sp. NBC_01775 genome includes a region encoding these proteins:
- a CDS encoding MBL fold metallo-hydrolase, with the protein MPYSGVVRVGGPADVHELPELMISKAAVGPMENNAYLLRCRATGEQLLIDAANEPETLLRLIGEDGIASVVTTHRHGDHWQALAEIVAATGARTFAGRYDAEGIPVPTDVPVDDGQTLRVGEVELTARHLTGHTPGSIALVYDDPQGHPHLFTGDCLFPGGVGNTFGDADAFVSLIDDVESKLFAQLPDETWVYPGHGDDTTLGAERPHLGEWRERGW; encoded by the coding sequence ATGCCTTACAGCGGAGTGGTGAGGGTCGGCGGACCCGCGGACGTGCACGAGCTGCCGGAGCTGATGATCTCCAAGGCGGCCGTCGGCCCCATGGAGAACAACGCGTACCTGTTGCGCTGCCGGGCCACCGGCGAGCAGCTGCTGATCGACGCGGCGAACGAGCCGGAGACCCTGCTGCGGCTCATCGGTGAGGACGGTATCGCCTCCGTGGTCACCACCCACCGGCACGGCGACCACTGGCAGGCGCTCGCCGAGATCGTCGCCGCCACCGGCGCCCGTACCTTCGCGGGCCGGTACGACGCCGAGGGGATCCCCGTGCCGACCGACGTGCCGGTCGACGACGGACAGACGCTGCGGGTGGGCGAGGTGGAGCTGACGGCCCGTCACCTGACCGGGCACACCCCCGGCTCCATCGCCCTGGTCTACGACGACCCCCAGGGCCACCCGCACCTGTTCACCGGAGACTGCCTCTTCCCCGGCGGCGTGGGAAACACCTTCGGGGACGCGGACGCTTTCGTCAGCCTGATCGACGACGTGGAGAGCAAGCTGTTCGCGCAACTGCCCGACGAGACCTGGGTGTACCCCGGGCACGGTGACGACACCACCCTCGGCGCCGAGCGCCCCCACCTGGGGGAGTGGCGCGAGCGCGGCTGGTAG
- a CDS encoding Rieske (2Fe-2S) protein, producing MTSTDPQATRRTVLCGAALAALGLTTAACGDDSGGGSGGSSSSETPDKPVDLGEAGAVPVGGAKLYHEEKLLVSQPKKGEFKAFSTVCTHKGSILDDIQKGEAVCPLHGSRFHVDTGKVAKGPATKPLPSVPVKESDGKLTAG from the coding sequence GTGACAAGCACTGATCCGCAGGCCACGCGCCGTACCGTCCTGTGCGGGGCCGCCCTTGCCGCGCTCGGCCTCACCACCGCCGCTTGCGGTGACGACTCGGGCGGCGGAAGCGGCGGGTCCAGCAGCTCGGAGACCCCCGACAAGCCCGTCGACCTCGGCGAGGCGGGCGCCGTCCCGGTGGGCGGCGCCAAGCTGTACCACGAGGAGAAGCTGCTCGTGTCACAGCCGAAGAAGGGCGAGTTCAAGGCGTTCAGCACCGTGTGCACCCACAAGGGCAGCATTCTGGACGACATTCAAAAGGGCGAGGCCGTGTGCCCGCTGCACGGCAGCCGTTTCCACGTGGACACGGGGAAGGTCGCCAAGGGCCCGGCCACCAAGCCGCTGCCCTCCGTTCCCGTCAAGGAGAGCGACGGGAAGCTCACCGCGGGCTGA
- the uvrC gene encoding excinuclease ABC subunit UvrC, which translates to MADPTSYRPKPGEIPDSPGVYRFRDEHRRVIYVGKAKSLRQRLNNYFQDLAGLHPRTRTMVTTAASVEWTVVSTEVEALQLEYTWIQEYDPRFNVKYRDDKSYPSLAVTMNEEFPRVQVMRGPKKKGVRYFGPYGQAWAIRETVDLMLRVFPVRTCSAGVFKRSAQIGRPCLLGYIGKCSAPCVGRISPEDHRQLAEEFCDFMAGHTGSQLRRLEREMQQAAEEMEYEKAARLRDDIDALRRAMEKNAVVLTDATDADLIAVAEDELEAAVQIFHVRGGRVRGQRGWVTDKVEEIGTPELVEHALQQLYGEERGDAEGSSGSGGVPKEVLVPALPEPAEPIAQWLAERRGSHVSLRIPQRGDKRALMDTVRRNAEQALVLHKTKRASDLTTRSRALEEIAEALDLDSAPLRIECFDISHLQGDDVVASMVVFEDGLARKSEYRRFQIKSFAGQDDVRAMHEVISRRFRRYLLEKQKTGEWPEEELGGELETGPAPEPVPAADGPALDGPAPEGAGADGPPARGAGRDEDGRPKKFAYPPQLVVVDGGRPQVAAAQAALDELGIDDVAICGLAKRLEEVWVPGESDPVVLPRTSEGLYLLQRVRDEAHRFAIRYQRGKRGKRLRSSPLDDVQGLGETRKKALLKHFGSMKKLRAARVEEISQVPGIGRKTAETVAAALAGSAPSAPAVNTATGEIVEEE; encoded by the coding sequence ATGGCAGACCCCACCAGCTACCGTCCCAAACCGGGAGAGATCCCCGACTCACCCGGGGTCTACCGCTTCCGTGACGAGCACCGCAGAGTGATCTACGTAGGCAAGGCCAAGAGCCTGCGCCAGCGGCTGAACAACTACTTCCAGGACCTCGCCGGGCTGCACCCCCGCACCCGCACGATGGTGACGACAGCCGCTTCCGTGGAGTGGACGGTCGTCTCCACCGAGGTCGAGGCGCTCCAGCTCGAATACACCTGGATCCAGGAGTACGACCCCCGCTTCAACGTCAAGTACCGCGACGACAAGAGCTATCCGTCGCTCGCCGTGACGATGAACGAGGAGTTTCCCCGCGTCCAGGTGATGCGCGGCCCCAAGAAGAAGGGCGTGCGCTACTTCGGCCCCTACGGCCAGGCATGGGCCATCCGCGAGACGGTCGACCTGATGCTGCGGGTCTTCCCCGTACGCACCTGCTCCGCCGGGGTCTTCAAGCGCTCGGCGCAGATCGGCCGCCCCTGCCTGCTCGGCTACATCGGCAAGTGCTCGGCGCCCTGCGTGGGCCGCATCAGCCCCGAGGACCACCGTCAACTGGCCGAGGAGTTCTGCGACTTCATGGCCGGTCACACCGGCTCCCAGCTGCGCCGCCTGGAGCGCGAGATGCAACAGGCCGCCGAGGAGATGGAGTACGAGAAGGCGGCCAGGCTCAGGGACGACATCGACGCGCTGCGCCGCGCGATGGAGAAGAACGCGGTGGTGCTCACCGACGCGACCGACGCCGACCTGATCGCCGTCGCGGAGGACGAGCTGGAGGCCGCCGTCCAGATCTTCCACGTACGCGGTGGGCGCGTACGCGGCCAGCGTGGCTGGGTCACCGACAAGGTCGAGGAGATCGGCACCCCCGAGCTGGTCGAGCACGCGCTCCAGCAGCTCTACGGCGAGGAGCGCGGCGACGCCGAGGGCAGCAGCGGCAGCGGCGGCGTGCCCAAGGAGGTGCTGGTCCCCGCGCTGCCGGAACCGGCCGAGCCGATAGCGCAATGGCTGGCCGAGCGCCGGGGCTCCCATGTGAGCCTGCGCATCCCGCAGCGGGGCGACAAGCGTGCCCTGATGGACACGGTGCGTCGCAACGCCGAGCAGGCACTCGTGCTGCACAAGACCAAGCGCGCCTCGGACCTGACCACCCGCTCCCGCGCCCTGGAGGAGATCGCCGAGGCCCTCGACCTGGACTCGGCGCCGTTGCGCATCGAGTGCTTCGACATCTCCCACCTCCAGGGCGACGACGTGGTGGCCTCCATGGTCGTATTCGAGGACGGCCTGGCCCGCAAGAGCGAGTACCGCCGCTTCCAGATCAAGTCTTTCGCGGGCCAGGACGACGTCCGCGCCATGCACGAGGTCATCAGCCGGCGCTTCCGCCGCTATCTCCTGGAGAAGCAGAAGACCGGCGAGTGGCCCGAGGAGGAGCTGGGCGGCGAGCTGGAGACGGGTCCAGCGCCCGAGCCTGTCCCCGCCGCCGACGGCCCCGCTCTCGACGGGCCCGCTCCCGAGGGCGCTGGCGCCGACGGCCCGCCCGCCCGGGGCGCCGGGCGGGATGAGGACGGGCGGCCCAAGAAGTTCGCCTACCCCCCGCAGCTCGTGGTGGTCGACGGCGGCCGGCCGCAGGTCGCGGCGGCCCAGGCGGCGCTGGACGAGCTGGGTATCGACGATGTCGCCATCTGCGGCCTGGCCAAGCGGCTGGAGGAGGTCTGGGTCCCCGGCGAGAGCGACCCCGTCGTCCTGCCGCGCACCAGCGAGGGCCTGTACCTGCTGCAACGGGTCCGTGACGAGGCGCACAGGTTCGCCATCCGCTACCAGCGGGGCAAGCGCGGCAAGCGGCTGCGCAGCAGCCCGCTGGACGACGTCCAGGGGCTGGGGGAGACCCGCAAGAAGGCCCTGCTCAAGCACTTCGGCTCGATGAAGAAGCTGCGGGCCGCCAGGGTCGAGGAGATTTCCCAGGTCCCGGGGATCGGCCGCAAGACCGCCGAGACGGTCGCCGCGGCGCTGGCCGGCTCCGCGCCCTCGGCCCCCGCGGTGAATACCGCGACCGGTGAGATTGTTGAAGAAGAGTGA
- the uvrA gene encoding excinuclease ABC subunit UvrA has product MADRLLVRGAREHNLRNVSIDLPRDSLIVFTGLSGSGKSSLAFDTIFAEGQRRYVESLSAYARQFLGQMDKPDVDFIEGLSPAVSIDQKSTSRNPRSTVGTITEVYDYLRLLYARIGKPHCPVCGRPISRQSPQAIVDKVLDLEEGSRFQVLSPLVRERKGEFVDLFNELQAKGYSRARVDGQTIQLSEPPKLKKQEKHTIEVVVDRLTVKSSAKRRLTDSVETALGLSGGMIILDFVDLDEDDPQRERMYSEHLYCPQDDLSFEELEPRSFSFNSPFGACQVCTGIGTRMEVDPELIVPDEDKSLDEGAIHPWSHGHTKDYFARLINALADALGFRTDIPWAGLPARAKKALLHGHKTQVEVRYRNRYGRERAYTTAFEGAVPFVKRRHSEAETDSSRERFEGYMREVNCPACEGTRLKPLILAVTVQGKSIAEVSAMSITECADFLRDMKLTGREKTIAERVLKEVNERLRFLVDVGLDYLTLNRAAGTLSGGEAQRIRLATQIGSGLVGVLYVLDEPSIGLHQRDNHRLIETLVRLRDLGNTLIVVEHDEDTIKASDWVVDIGPGAGEHGGKVVHSGPLKELLSNPESVTGDYLSGKRQIPTPDVRRPVDPSRHLTVRGARENNLRDIDVSFPLGVLTAVTGVSGSGKSTLVNDILYTHLARELNGAKSVPGRHTRVEGDDLVDKVVHVDQSPIGRTPRSNPATYTGVFDHVRKLFAETTEAKVRGYQQGRFSFNVKGGRCENCSGDGTIKIEMNFLPDVYVPCEVCHGARYNRETLEVHYKGKNIAEVLDMPIEQALDFFEAVPGIARHLRTLNDVGLGYVRLGQSAPTLSGGEAQRVKLASELQKRSTGRTVYVLDEPTTGLHFDDIRKLIGVLEGLVDKGNSVMVIEHNLDVIKTADWVVDMGPEGGSGGGLVIAEGTPEQVAAIPASHTGKFLRDVLGDRVSDATPVKGGGRKPAAGSAKKAPAKGTTASAAKKVPAKKAAARKQ; this is encoded by the coding sequence GTGGCCGACCGTCTTCTCGTCCGTGGCGCTCGCGAGCACAATCTCCGGAACGTCTCGATCGATCTCCCCCGCGACTCCCTCATCGTCTTCACCGGTCTGTCCGGCTCGGGGAAGTCCTCGCTCGCCTTCGACACGATCTTCGCGGAGGGACAGCGTCGCTACGTGGAGTCGCTCTCCGCATACGCACGGCAGTTCCTCGGGCAGATGGACAAGCCCGACGTCGACTTCATCGAGGGCCTCTCCCCCGCCGTCTCGATCGACCAGAAGTCGACCTCGCGCAACCCGCGCTCGACGGTCGGCACGATCACCGAGGTCTACGACTACCTGCGGCTGCTCTACGCCCGTATCGGCAAGCCGCACTGCCCGGTCTGCGGGCGCCCGATCTCCCGGCAGTCGCCGCAGGCCATCGTCGACAAGGTCCTCGACCTGGAGGAGGGCAGCCGCTTCCAGGTGCTCTCCCCGCTGGTGCGCGAGCGCAAGGGCGAGTTCGTCGACCTGTTCAACGAGCTACAGGCCAAGGGCTACAGCCGCGCCCGGGTCGACGGGCAGACCATCCAGCTGTCCGAGCCGCCCAAGCTCAAGAAGCAGGAGAAGCACACGATCGAGGTGGTCGTCGACCGCCTCACGGTCAAGAGCAGCGCCAAGCGGCGGCTGACGGACTCGGTGGAGACCGCGCTCGGGCTCTCCGGCGGCATGATCATCCTCGACTTCGTCGACCTGGACGAGGACGACCCGCAGCGCGAGCGGATGTACTCCGAGCACCTGTACTGCCCGCAGGACGACCTGTCGTTCGAGGAGCTGGAGCCGCGCTCGTTCTCCTTCAACTCCCCCTTCGGCGCCTGCCAGGTGTGCACCGGCATCGGCACCCGGATGGAGGTGGACCCCGAGCTGATCGTCCCCGACGAGGACAAGTCGCTGGACGAGGGCGCCATCCACCCCTGGTCGCACGGCCACACGAAGGACTACTTCGCCCGCCTGATCAACGCGCTGGCCGACGCGCTCGGGTTCCGTACGGACATCCCCTGGGCGGGCCTTCCGGCGCGCGCCAAGAAGGCGCTGCTGCACGGCCACAAGACGCAGGTCGAGGTGCGCTACCGCAACCGCTACGGCCGCGAGCGCGCCTACACCACGGCGTTCGAGGGCGCGGTGCCCTTCGTGAAGCGGCGGCACTCGGAGGCGGAGACCGACAGCAGCCGGGAGCGCTTCGAGGGCTACATGCGCGAGGTGAACTGCCCGGCGTGCGAGGGCACCCGCCTCAAGCCGCTGATCCTGGCGGTCACGGTGCAGGGGAAGTCCATCGCGGAGGTCTCCGCGATGTCGATCACCGAGTGCGCCGACTTCCTGCGCGACATGAAGCTGACCGGGCGCGAGAAGACGATCGCCGAGCGGGTGCTGAAGGAGGTCAACGAGCGGCTGCGCTTCCTGGTCGACGTCGGCCTGGACTATCTGACGCTCAACCGCGCCGCGGGCACCCTCTCCGGCGGCGAGGCCCAGCGCATCCGGCTCGCCACCCAGATCGGCTCCGGGCTCGTGGGCGTGCTCTACGTCCTGGACGAGCCCTCCATCGGCCTGCACCAGCGCGACAACCACCGGCTGATCGAAACCCTGGTGCGACTGCGCGACCTGGGCAACACCCTGATCGTCGTCGAGCACGACGAGGACACCATCAAGGCATCCGACTGGGTCGTGGACATCGGCCCCGGCGCCGGGGAGCACGGCGGCAAGGTCGTGCACAGCGGCCCGTTGAAGGAGCTGCTGAGCAACCCGGAGTCGGTGACGGGCGACTACCTCTCCGGCAAGCGCCAGATCCCGACCCCCGACGTGCGCAGGCCCGTGGACCCCTCGCGTCACCTGACCGTGCGGGGCGCCCGGGAGAACAACCTGCGGGACATCGACGTGTCCTTCCCGCTCGGTGTGCTGACGGCCGTCACCGGCGTCTCCGGCTCCGGCAAGTCGACGCTGGTCAACGACATCCTCTACACGCACCTGGCGCGGGAGCTGAACGGCGCCAAGTCCGTGCCCGGCAGGCACACCCGCGTCGAGGGCGACGACCTGGTCGACAAGGTGGTGCATGTCGACCAGTCGCCCATCGGCCGTACGCCGCGCTCCAACCCCGCGACGTACACCGGCGTCTTCGACCATGTGCGCAAGCTCTTCGCGGAGACGACCGAGGCGAAGGTCCGCGGCTACCAGCAGGGCCGGTTCTCCTTCAACGTCAAGGGCGGCCGGTGCGAGAACTGCTCCGGCGACGGCACCATCAAGATCGAGATGAACTTCCTGCCGGACGTGTACGTCCCCTGCGAGGTCTGCCACGGCGCGCGCTACAACCGGGAGACCCTGGAGGTGCACTACAAGGGCAAGAACATCGCCGAGGTCCTGGACATGCCGATCGAGCAGGCCCTGGACTTCTTCGAGGCGGTGCCCGGCATCGCCCGCCACCTGCGCACCCTCAACGACGTCGGCCTCGGCTACGTCCGCCTGGGGCAGTCGGCGCCGACCCTCTCGGGCGGCGAGGCCCAGCGGGTGAAGCTCGCCAGCGAGTTGCAGAAGCGCTCGACGGGCCGCACGGTCTACGTCCTGGACGAGCCGACGACGGGCCTGCACTTCGATGACATCCGCAAGCTCATCGGCGTCCTGGAGGGCCTGGTCGACAAGGGCAACTCGGTGATGGTCATCGAGCACAACCTCGACGTGATCAAGACGGCCGACTGGGTCGTGGACATGGGCCCCGAGGGTGGCAGCGGCGGCGGCCTCGTCATCGCGGAGGGCACCCCCGAGCAGGTGGCGGCCATCCCCGCCAGCCACACCGGGAAATTCCTGCGCGACGTGCTGGGAGACCGTGTCAGCGATGCCACCCCGGTGAAGGGCGGCGGCCGGAAGCCGGCGGCCGGCTCCGCCAAGAAGGCCCCGGCGAAGGGCACCACGGCGAGCGCCGCGAAGAAGGTGCCGGCCAAGAAGGCAGCCGCACGCAAGCAGTGA
- the rapZ gene encoding RNase adapter RapZ, which yields MSAEREQRGDGAVVSTLKPAEPADPDTAAGATIPELVIISGMSGAGRSTAAKCLEDLGWFVVDNLPPELIPTMVELGARSQGNVARIAVVVDVRGRNFFDNLKGSLADLAAYNVARRIVFLEASDDALVRRFESVRRPHPLQGDGRIVDGIAAERDLLRELRGDADLVIDTSGLNVHELRAKLDAQFAGDEEPELRATVMSFGYKYGLPVDADLVVDCRFLPNPHWVPELRPYTGTSEEVSNYVFNQPGAKEFLDRYTELLQLIAAGYRREGKRYVTVAVGCTGGKHRSVAMSEKVARRLSDEGVETVVVHRDMGRE from the coding sequence ATGAGCGCGGAACGCGAGCAGCGCGGAGACGGAGCAGTGGTGAGTACGCTCAAACCGGCCGAGCCGGCCGATCCGGACACTGCGGCAGGCGCGACGATCCCGGAGCTGGTGATCATCTCCGGGATGTCCGGCGCCGGCCGCAGCACCGCGGCCAAGTGCCTGGAGGACCTCGGATGGTTCGTGGTCGACAACCTCCCGCCCGAGCTGATCCCGACCATGGTCGAGCTGGGCGCCAGGTCCCAGGGGAATGTGGCCCGCATCGCGGTCGTCGTCGACGTACGGGGCCGTAACTTCTTCGACAACCTCAAGGGCTCGCTGGCCGATCTCGCGGCCTACAACGTCGCCCGCCGCATCGTCTTCCTCGAAGCGTCCGACGACGCCCTCGTGCGCCGCTTCGAGTCGGTGCGCCGCCCGCACCCCCTCCAGGGCGACGGGCGCATCGTCGACGGCATCGCCGCCGAGCGCGACCTGCTGCGCGAGCTCCGCGGCGACGCCGACCTGGTGATCGACACCTCGGGGCTCAACGTCCACGAGCTGCGCGCCAAGCTGGACGCCCAGTTCGCCGGCGACGAGGAGCCCGAACTGCGCGCCACCGTCATGTCGTTCGGCTACAAGTACGGCCTGCCCGTGGACGCCGACCTCGTCGTGGACTGCCGCTTCCTCCCCAACCCGCACTGGGTCCCCGAGCTGCGCCCCTACACCGGCACCAGCGAAGAGGTCTCCAACTACGTCTTCAACCAGCCCGGTGCCAAGGAGTTCCTGGACCGCTACACCGAGTTGCTCCAGCTCATCGCCGCCGGATACCGCAGAGAGGGCAAGCGGTACGTCACCGTCGCCGTGGGGTGTACGGGCGGTAAGCACCGCAGCGTCGCCATGTCCGAGAAGGTGGCCCGCAGGCTGTCCGACGAGGGCGTGGAGACGGTCGTGGTGCACCGGGACATGGGGCGTGAGTGA
- a CDS encoding DEAD/DEAH box helicase family protein: MGRGYAEMAAARPPVPLRGPQRAALDELERVFAAGRRRAWLVLPPGMGKTLTGLEAARRLGRRAVVFGPNTAIQAQWLREWAAFRPAPEPAGTDRSLTSPLTALTYQSLATFDPEAEIAEEGGPGDGSARPHLRRLRSQGRELVGRLRAAGDLTLLLDECHHLLDTWGELLAELLRELPDVTVIGLTATPPERLSPAQTALVTELFGPAVRGPSLPAAVRDGYLAPYAELAWLTEPTPAETDWIDAEAERFTELTTRLLDPAFASVPFLAWHDARVVHRRFEGAEGPPLPWRRFEREQPQLAAAALRLHHHGLLALPEGARLREEHRRAPDAADWVRLLDDWVRHCLGDSADPRDARAVAAVRAALPSVGHRLTARGIRAGRSAVDRVLARSAAKTGAVREILAAEAAALDARLRAVVVCDHERATATLPARLDGVLDEQAGSARLVLAELAADPRTSALSPLLVTGRTVAASRATAARFARFCAEAEPDLRLRLVPSGPEPEGPDGPESPDDPAGTLTELAGNWTSRRWVPLATRFLESGGTRALVGTRALLGEGWDARGVNTLVDLSEATTATAVVQTRGRALRTDPGWPDKCAHTWSVVCVAPGHPRGNADWDRFVRKHEGYPGVTATGEVMTGVAHVHPGLSPYAPPPPGEFARLNARMLDRIEADRASVRALWRVGTPYEDSLVHTVRVTRHGRTPSARPLTPDGPAPAPPDAVPGPRGLVPRVPLGRATPAVTTTAALLAGPLGAVAGGGQTGLVSGVLAGWAAYAAGRTVSGLRALRAASAEPVLPALALAVADGLHAAGCLPVGAAAVRIEPDGTGAYGIRLDGVSLADSERYATALDEVISPVADPRYLMPRYLVRAGGPLAGLRAAGRRATADAVVHHAVPGAAGANRGLVTAYAGAWRRWVSAGEPVYTRGPEGAGLLAAQAGRCPLDVTTALRVGWR; the protein is encoded by the coding sequence ATGGGGCGCGGGTACGCGGAAATGGCCGCCGCGCGTCCGCCCGTGCCGCTGCGCGGTCCGCAGCGCGCGGCGCTGGACGAGCTGGAGCGGGTGTTCGCCGCCGGCCGCCGCCGTGCCTGGCTCGTGCTGCCGCCCGGCATGGGCAAGACGCTCACCGGGCTTGAGGCGGCCCGGCGGCTGGGGCGCCGCGCCGTCGTTTTCGGGCCCAACACCGCCATCCAGGCCCAGTGGCTGCGGGAGTGGGCCGCCTTCCGCCCCGCGCCCGAGCCCGCCGGCACCGACCGTTCGCTGACGTCTCCCCTCACGGCGCTGACCTACCAGTCCCTGGCGACCTTCGACCCCGAGGCCGAGATCGCGGAGGAGGGCGGACCCGGCGACGGCTCCGCCCGCCCCCACCTGCGGCGGCTGCGCTCTCAGGGGCGGGAGCTGGTCGGCCGGCTGCGGGCTGCCGGAGACCTCACCCTGCTGCTGGACGAGTGCCATCATCTCCTCGACACCTGGGGCGAGTTGCTGGCCGAACTGCTGCGTGAGCTGCCCGACGTCACCGTCATCGGCCTCACCGCGACCCCGCCCGAGCGGCTCAGCCCCGCCCAGACGGCACTGGTCACCGAGCTGTTCGGCCCCGCGGTACGCGGCCCCTCCCTGCCCGCCGCCGTCCGCGACGGCTACCTGGCCCCGTACGCCGAACTCGCCTGGCTGACCGAGCCGACCCCGGCCGAGACCGACTGGATCGACGCCGAGGCGGAGCGCTTCACCGAGCTGACCACCCGTCTGCTCGACCCCGCCTTCGCCTCCGTACCGTTTCTGGCCTGGCACGACGCCCGGGTGGTGCATCGCCGGTTCGAGGGTGCCGAGGGGCCCCCGCTGCCCTGGCGCCGCTTCGAGCGCGAGCAGCCGCAGCTCGCCGCAGCCGCGCTGCGCCTCCACCACCACGGCCTGCTCGCCCTGCCGGAGGGCGCCCGGCTGCGCGAGGAGCACCGGCGGGCGCCCGACGCCGCGGACTGGGTGCGGCTGCTGGACGACTGGGTACGGCACTGCCTCGGCGACAGCGCGGACCCCCGGGACGCCCGCGCCGTGGCGGCCGTACGGGCCGCGCTGCCCTCGGTCGGACACCGGCTCACCGCGCGCGGCATCCGCGCCGGGCGCTCCGCCGTCGACCGGGTGCTCGCGCGCAGCGCGGCCAAGACCGGCGCCGTACGCGAGATCCTCGCCGCCGAGGCCGCCGCGCTGGACGCCCGGCTGCGGGCCGTCGTCGTGTGCGACCACGAGCGCGCGACGGCGACCTTGCCCGCACGGCTGGACGGGGTGCTCGACGAACAGGCCGGCTCGGCGCGGCTCGTGCTGGCCGAACTCGCCGCCGACCCTCGCACCAGCGCGCTCTCCCCGCTGCTGGTGACGGGGCGCACGGTGGCCGCGTCCCGCGCCACGGCCGCGCGCTTCGCCCGCTTCTGCGCGGAGGCGGAGCCGGACCTGAGACTGCGCCTGGTCCCGTCCGGGCCGGAACCGGAGGGTCCGGACGGTCCGGAGAGCCCGGATGACCCGGCCGGGACTCTCACCGAACTGGCGGGCAACTGGACCAGCCGCCGCTGGGTCCCCCTGGCCACCCGCTTCCTGGAGAGCGGCGGCACCCGCGCCCTCGTCGGCACCCGGGCCCTGCTGGGGGAGGGCTGGGACGCGCGCGGCGTGAACACGCTGGTCGACCTCAGCGAGGCCACCACGGCGACCGCCGTCGTCCAGACCCGGGGCCGGGCCCTGCGCACCGACCCGGGCTGGCCGGACAAGTGCGCGCACACCTGGTCGGTGGTGTGTGTCGCGCCGGGACACCCGCGCGGCAACGCCGACTGGGACCGCTTCGTGCGCAAGCACGAGGGCTACCCGGGCGTCACGGCGACAGGGGAGGTGATGACGGGAGTGGCCCACGTCCATCCGGGCCTCTCCCCGTACGCGCCGCCCCCGCCCGGGGAGTTCGCCCGGCTCAACGCCCGGATGCTCGACCGGATCGAGGCGGACCGGGCGAGCGTACGCGCGCTGTGGCGGGTCGGCACCCCGTACGAGGACAGCCTCGTCCACACCGTCCGGGTGACCCGGCACGGGCGCACCCCGTCGGCGCGCCCCCTGACCCCGGACGGGCCCGCGCCCGCCCCGCCGGACGCCGTGCCAGGGCCGCGCGGACTCGTGCCCCGCGTTCCGCTCGGCCGGGCCACCCCGGCGGTCACCACCACGGCCGCGCTGCTGGCGGGTCCGCTCGGCGCGGTGGCGGGCGGCGGGCAGACGGGTCTGGTGTCGGGGGTACTGGCCGGCTGGGCCGCCTACGCGGCGGGACGGACGGTCAGCGGGCTGCGCGCGCTCCGCGCCGCGAGCGCCGAACCCGTGCTGCCCGCGCTCGCCCTCGCCGTGGCCGACGGGCTGCACGCGGCCGGATGCCTGCCCGTCGGCGCGGCGGCCGTTCGGATCGAGCCCGACGGCACGGGCGCGTACGGCATCCGGCTCGACGGGGTCTCCCTTGCGGACTCCGAGCGCTACGCGACGGCGCTGGACGAGGTCATCTCCCCGGTGGCTGACCCGCGTTATCTGATGCCCCGCTACCTCGTCCGCGCGGGCGGCCCGCTTGCCGGCCTCCGGGCGGCGGGCCGCAGGGCGACGGCCGACGCCGTGGTCCACCACGCCGTTCCCGGCGCGGCCGGCGCCAACCGGGGGCTCGTCACGGCCTACGCCGGGGCCTGGCGACGCTGGGTCAGCGCGGGCGAGCCGGTCTACACCCGCGGCCCGGAAGGCGCCGGGCTGCTCGCCGCACAGGCGGGCCGCTGCCCGCTGGATGTGACCACGGCGCTGCGCGTCGGATGGCGCTGA
- a CDS encoding maleylpyruvate isomerase family mycothiol-dependent enzyme, which produces MTTPTHDAELVRTATEHLLSATVKLDPSAIAEPSQLPGWTRGHVLAHLARNADALVNVLAGKPMYASAEARDADIERGAPRTLDDQVDDVRTSASRLESAFASLGEEDWARTVTLRNGVTDLASSLPFRRWIEVELHHVDMGIGYKLEDLPGSFLDRELTNMAGRFLGHPDVPVAVELRAEDGRTWRTGAREAGEEGLLVVVGGPVALVGWLTGRTTGSGLSASGSLPPLPAL; this is translated from the coding sequence ATGACGACGCCCACGCACGACGCCGAACTCGTACGGACCGCGACCGAGCACCTGCTGAGCGCCACCGTCAAACTCGACCCGTCCGCGATCGCCGAGCCCTCCCAGCTGCCCGGCTGGACCCGCGGCCACGTGCTGGCCCACCTCGCGCGCAACGCCGACGCGCTCGTCAACGTCCTGGCGGGCAAGCCCATGTACGCGAGCGCCGAGGCCCGCGACGCCGACATCGAGCGTGGCGCGCCCCGCACCCTGGACGACCAGGTCGACGACGTGCGCACCAGCGCCTCCCGCCTGGAGAGCGCCTTCGCCTCGCTCGGCGAGGAGGACTGGGCCCGCACCGTCACCCTGCGCAACGGTGTGACGGACCTCGCCTCCTCCCTCCCCTTCCGCCGCTGGATCGAGGTCGAGCTGCACCACGTCGACATGGGCATCGGATACAAGCTGGAGGACCTGCCCGGCTCCTTCCTCGACCGGGAGCTGACCAACATGGCCGGCCGCTTCCTCGGTCACCCCGACGTGCCCGTCGCGGTCGAACTGCGCGCCGAGGACGGCAGGACCTGGCGCACCGGCGCGCGGGAGGCCGGCGAGGAGGGCCTCCTGGTGGTGGTCGGCGGCCCGGTCGCGCTGGTCGGCTGGCTGACCGGACGCACCACCGGAAGCGGACTCTCGGCGAGCGGCTCCCTGCCTCCGCTGCCCGCGCTCTAG